The DNA region CTTTAGAATTATTTTTAACTTTTTTTTAGATACTTTTTTATCAATAAAGTTATTACCTCTTATATCTCTTCTTGAGGTAATAATTTTATTTAAAGTCTTTAACTCTTTTTTTTTGAACTTTAACATATTAAGGTTTTAATTTTGTTAGTTTATTTAGTAAAAAAGCTTCAATTATCTCATCAATACTTTTTTGTGTAGTTGTTTTTAAAATAGAATAATCTTTTTGTTTAAATTCTTTAATATAATCATTTTTATCTATAATTATTATATGATCAATCCAACAGTTTGTCTCTTCTTTATTTTTAAGAAATTCACAATTAATAATTTGTCCTTCATCAAGTTCAATATAAGCCCAATATTGTGACTCTTCAATTGAAGATATAACCGCTTCATATCTACTATTCATATCTACTGGAATAAGTATATTCATGTTTTCCTCGCTTTTTCGTTAGCTTTTGGAATAATATCTAATATTGAGTTAAAAATATATATTACATATTTTTATAAATACTGTTTTTTGTACCATCTTGAAAAGACATATAAAGACCAAAGGTGTTGTTTGAATTTTCTTGTTTTGGCTAAATCGTATATATGTTTAATATATTGATTATTAAAAAGATTTGTTTGATTATTTACTTCTAAAATTGTATTTAATATTGAGTCTTTGTATTCATTATGAATCCACTCATTAAATGGTGAATTAAATCCTTTTTTCGTTCTATTTATTATCTCTTTAGGAATGTATTTTAAAGCTATTTTTTTTAGTAAATATTTATTTGTATTTCCAACTTTTATTTGTGAATCTACACTAAACATATAATCAACTAATCTATAATCTAAAAATGGTGTCCTAACTTCTAAAGAGTTTGCCATAGAAATTTTATCAACTTTATTTAATAAAGATTGTCCTAACCAAACTTTTAAATCTATATAACTCATCCAATCAACTGGATCTTTTTTTGTAGTTTCTGTTTTAAAAGTGGGTACTTTTTTAAAAAGTCTTTTCTTTTGAATTGAAGTAAAAACTTCACCAAAACCATTATATAAACTCTCTTTTTTTATAATTCGTCTTAAGTATTCACTCTCTTTTGTATTGTTTTGTAGTGCTGAAATAATAGAGTCTAGAAATTGTATTTGGTTCGATTGTAGAGTTTTTTCAAAATCATAATATTTTAAAAATTTAGCATAATTATCATATCCTAAAAATATTTCATCACTCCCTTCTCCACTAAGAACTGTTTTTATTCCTTGCTTTTTAATTTTATTTGTTAATAAATATAAAGGAAAGGCAGCACTATCTCCATGTGGCTCTTCTAATGCATCTAAAACTGTTTCAAAACAGTTTATAAACTCTTTTTGTCCTACAACTAAAGGATGATGATTTGAGTTAATATGTTTTGCTGTAATTAAAGCATAATCCAGTTCACTATAATTTTTATAATCTTCATAACCTACACTAAAAGTATTTATTCTTTTTCCAGATATTTTTGTATAAAGTGCAGATATTAATGAACTATCAATTCCACCACTAAGTAATGAACCCACTTCTACATCAGAAGTTAATCTTTGTTCTACACTATTTATTAATAATTCTTCAATATCTTTTAAAGCAATATTTTCATTTTTGATTTTTTTATATGTATTTATTTTATAATATTTTTTTATAGAAAGATTTTTATTTTCAAGGATTAAAAAATTTGAAGCTTCAAGTTTTTTTATATCTTGATAAAAAGTATTTTCACCCAAACTTACAAAATATTGCATATATTGAGATAATGCAACTTTATTTAATTTTGGAGTAGTTTTTAATATTTCAAGAATAGATTTAATTGATGATGAAAATATAAATTTATTATTTTTAAAATAGTAAAAAAAAGGTTTTTTCCCATATCTATCTCTTGCACAAAAGAAACTATCCTTTTTCATATCATAAATACAAAAGCTAAACATTCCATTTAAATAGTGCAAAAAGTCTTTTCCATACTTTAAATAAAGTCTTATTAGAACTTCTGTATCTGATTTTGTTTTACAGTATAAATCATGTTGTTTTATCAATTCTTGGTAATTGTATATCTCACCATTAAATACTATTAATATTTCATCAAAAATCATAGGTTGATTAGCTTCATTATCTAGATCAATAATAGATAATCTTGTATGTGCAAAACTATTTTTATTTATAGTTTTTATTGCTTGAAAATCAGGCCCCCTATTCTCAATGTATCTAATTGCATCTTTAAAATTCTTAACTTCAAAATTTGCACCTAAAATACCGCACATTTAAAAATCTCCTAAAAAATATTTTATTATATGTATATAAAAATATAAAAGTAATGAAAATGTAATTGTTGATATTAATACGCTAGCTGTAACATCATGTGGTTTACAGTTATATAAAGCCGCTAAATTAACATTATTTACAGCAAGTGGTATCATTAGTTGCATTAATATAACTGAGCCTACAAATGAGCTTAAATCACTTTGTAAAACAAAAAAGATTCCTACTATTGGGAGGATAAAATGTTTTACTAATGAAATATGTAAAGATAGTTTCCAATTCATTGTTTTTATTTTTACTTCACTTAAATAAACACCAAATATAATTAATTGTATAACCATAGATGAATATGCACCCATTTCAAGCACTTTTGAAATATCTTTATGAATAGGAACATTAAAATAATTTATACCAATTGCAAAAAATGCAACCCAAAGACCTGGAAGTTTTAAAATAGAATAAACTGATTTTTTTATTGTAAATGTATCTTTTGCAAAAAAATATATACTAAAAATATAAATAAAAAACATATTTGCAATATTTATAATACTTGTATAAGCAACAGATTGTTCTCCAAATAATGCAATACCAAGTGGTACGCCAATATTACCAGTATTCCCTACTAATGAAACAGCGATAAATATTGTTCTATCTTTTGAGTCAGTAAATATTTTTTTTGAAATAATAATTAAGAAAAATATAACACTTAATATAGCATAAAGATATATAGTTGGAGACATAATAAATGCATAATCAATTGGTGCTCTTGTTAATCCCCAAAAGACTAATATAGGCTGCAGAAAATAGAAAGATAAAATTACATAACTTTTTTCATCTATTTTTTCTTTAAAACTTTTTTTTAGAATTAGACCAATTATGATAAAAAAATAAACAGGAAGTACAGAGATTAAAGTTTCTATTTAAAAGCCTTTATAAAATATAAATGTCATTTTAACATAAAGTAGGAAAATATAAGAATAAGTAGTTAAAGGTATTATGCCGTAATTACGACATAATACCTTTTATCATAAAGAAAATAGATGCAGATAATAATGCAGCTGCTGGTACAGTAATTACCCATGCTGCAATGATTTTTTTTACAGCATCTCTTTTTACATATTTTACGCGTTTTTTTGCTTTAAAGTCTCTTTTTTCAATTCTAACTTGTTCAACTTTTTCTTCTATTAGTTTATAAAGTTCAACAATTCTAATATAGTCAGATTTACTTTTTTTCTCTTTATCTTCAATTTCTATTAGTTCTTCTTCATATTTTTCTAATATTTTTTTATCTTTTTTGAATTTTTTTCTAATATCACTTAGGATTTTTGCTTCACTTGAATCTAAAAATTCTCTTAAAAAACCTACTCCAAAAACTCCCCCAACTGCAATATGAGTTGAAGATACAGGAAGACCTAATTGACTAGCAATAATAACAGTAACTGCTGCTGCCATTGCTATTGAATAAGCTCTTACTTGATCTAGTTCAGTTATCTCTGAACCTACAGTTTTTATAAGTTTTGGTCCATACAATGCAAGACCAATCGCAATACCCACTGCACCAACAAACATTACCCAAAAAGGAATACCAACTTTTGATGCAATTTCAGCATTCATTACAGCATCATTAATAGCTGCTAGTGGTCCAATTGCATTTGCAACATCATTTGCGCCATGAGCAAATGATAAAAGTGCAGCTGCAAAAATTAAAGGAATAGTAAATAATGAGTTGATACCAATTCTGTTATTATCAATTTTATTAGAGGCTTTTAAAATTAAAGGTTTTACAAGAAAGAAAGTAATAATTGCAATAATAAAACCAAGTATTAATGCAATAGAGAAGTCTAATTTTATTAGTTTTTTTACACCTTTCAAAATTAAATATGTTGAAAAGGCCCATGCCATAAAGGCAACAAGATAAGGAACAAATTTATTGGCTGCTTTAATCATATCTTTTTGGAACATTATTTTCTTTTTTATAAAAAAAAGAAATGCTGCAGCAATTATTCCACCTAAAATAGGGGAAATTATCCACGAAGCTGCAATTTTACCCATTGTTCCCCATGAAACAATACTAAATCCAGCAGCTGCAATTCCAGCTCCCATTACACCTCCTACAATAGAGTGAGTTGTTGAAACTGGTGCACCAATTGAAGTGGCAAAATTTAGCCATAATGCAGCTGATAAAAGCGCAGCTGTCATTGCCCAAATAAAAATATCAGGATTTGATATTAACGCTGGATCAATAATCCCTTTTTTAATTGTCTTAACAACATCTCCACCTGCAATTAAAGCTCCAAGTGCTTCAAATGTTGCTGCTATTACTATGGCCCAAAACATTGTCATTGCTTTTGAACCAACTGCTGGTCCAACATTGTTTGCTACATCATTTGCCCCAATATTCATAGCCATATAAGCACCAAAAACAGCACCTATAATTAAAAATGAATTATTTGGAACATTACCATGAGAAGTATAACTCCATAAGAATACAACTACTATAAATAATAGTCCTAATGAAAGTTTTGCAAAGCCAGGAAGTGTTTTTTCAGCAGCTTTATCCATTTTATTGATTGTTTCAAAATCCAATGTAACCCTTTATGTAACCATTTCGTAATCTAATGTTATTAATATTGTAATGGATAATTCATTACAAAAACTTTAATTAAGCTTAATCTTTATATAACTAAAGGAGTTATTTTATTTAATTTCTCTATAAAATGTTCTTAATTTTTTTATAAATTTAACCTATATATACGTATTAATGAACTCTAATAAAAATAAAAATTAATTAATATTTAAGTATTTATATATATAATAGTAATATAATATAGATAAAAGGAGTAAAAATGTTAATTATAAAAATCTTAACATCATCAGATATTCCAAAAATAAGTAAAATTAAAAAAGAGTTTGACGTATTTAGAGTTGTAGATATAAACCAAGGAAAACTTAAAATGGTGGAAATG from Malaciobacter molluscorum LMG 25693 includes:
- the asnB gene encoding asparagine synthase (glutamine-hydrolyzing), coding for MCGILGANFEVKNFKDAIRYIENRGPDFQAIKTINKNSFAHTRLSIIDLDNEANQPMIFDEILIVFNGEIYNYQELIKQHDLYCKTKSDTEVLIRLYLKYGKDFLHYLNGMFSFCIYDMKKDSFFCARDRYGKKPFFYYFKNNKFIFSSSIKSILEILKTTPKLNKVALSQYMQYFVSLGENTFYQDIKKLEASNFLILENKNLSIKKYYKINTYKKIKNENIALKDIEELLINSVEQRLTSDVEVGSLLSGGIDSSLISALYTKISGKRINTFSVGYEDYKNYSELDYALITAKHINSNHHPLVVGQKEFINCFETVLDALEEPHGDSAAFPLYLLTNKIKKQGIKTVLSGEGSDEIFLGYDNYAKFLKYYDFEKTLQSNQIQFLDSIISALQNNTKESEYLRRIIKKESLYNGFGEVFTSIQKKRLFKKVPTFKTETTKKDPVDWMSYIDLKVWLGQSLLNKVDKISMANSLEVRTPFLDYRLVDYMFSVDSQIKVGNTNKYLLKKIALKYIPKEIINRTKKGFNSPFNEWIHNEYKDSILNTILEVNNQTNLFNNQYIKHIYDLAKTRKFKQHLWSLYVFSRWYKKQYL
- a CDS encoding AEC family transporter, whose protein sequence is METLISVLPVYFFIIIGLILKKSFKEKIDEKSYVILSFYFLQPILVFWGLTRAPIDYAFIMSPTIYLYAILSVIFFLIIISKKIFTDSKDRTIFIAVSLVGNTGNIGVPLGIALFGEQSVAYTSIINIANMFFIYIFSIYFFAKDTFTIKKSVYSILKLPGLWVAFFAIGINYFNVPIHKDISKVLEMGAYSSMVIQLIIFGVYLSEVKIKTMNWKLSLHISLVKHFILPIVGIFFVLQSDLSSFVGSVILMQLMIPLAVNNVNLAALYNCKPHDVTASVLISTITFSLLLYFYIHIIKYFLGDF
- a CDS encoding inorganic phosphate transporter; amino-acid sequence: MDFETINKMDKAAEKTLPGFAKLSLGLLFIVVVFLWSYTSHGNVPNNSFLIIGAVFGAYMAMNIGANDVANNVGPAVGSKAMTMFWAIVIAATFEALGALIAGGDVVKTIKKGIIDPALISNPDIFIWAMTAALLSAALWLNFATSIGAPVSTTHSIVGGVMGAGIAAAGFSIVSWGTMGKIAASWIISPILGGIIAAAFLFFIKKKIMFQKDMIKAANKFVPYLVAFMAWAFSTYLILKGVKKLIKLDFSIALILGFIIAIITFFLVKPLILKASNKIDNNRIGINSLFTIPLIFAAALLSFAHGANDVANAIGPLAAINDAVMNAEIASKVGIPFWVMFVGAVGIAIGLALYGPKLIKTVGSEITELDQVRAYSIAMAAAVTVIIASQLGLPVSSTHIAVGGVFGVGFLREFLDSSEAKILSDIRKKFKKDKKILEKYEEELIEIEDKEKKSKSDYIRIVELYKLIEEKVEQVRIEKRDFKAKKRVKYVKRDAVKKIIAAWVITVPAAALLSASIFFMIKGIMS